One genomic window of Cinclus cinclus chromosome 6, bCinCin1.1, whole genome shotgun sequence includes the following:
- the LOC134045042 gene encoding interferon-induced transmembrane protein 1-like, which produces MDATGGRGLGGAARLQANGPPLPPYEVLPTGVSMEELPRSTTVLLEEPPRPPRDHLVWSLFTTLYGNFCCLGLLAFVFSVKSRDRKMLGDYSGALSYASTAKCLNITALVINIIVVVIVVTIVALALEGVLSHMNPPPSYRPNPFSGGT; this is translated from the exons ATGGACGCGACGGGAGGGCGGGGCCTGGGAGGTGCCGCGCGTCTCCAGGCCAACGGTCCG CCACTACCGCCCTACGAGGTGCTACCGACAGGGGTGAGCATGGAGGAGCTGCCCCGGAGCACGAccgtgctgctggaggagccgccgcggccgccccgGGACCACCTGGTCTGGTCCCTCTTCACCACCCTCTATGGCAATTTCTGCTGCCTCGGCCTGCTGGCATTCGTCTTCTCCGTCAAG TCCAGGGACCGCAAAATGCTGGGTGACTACAGCGGGGCACTGAGCTACGCCTCCACGGCCAAGTGCCTGAACATCACGGCCCTGGTGATCAACATCATCGTCGTCGTCATCGTTGTCACCATCGTCGCTCTGGCCCTCGAGGGGGTCCTCAGCCACATGAACCCCCCACCCTCGTACAGGCCGAATCCTTTCTCCGGTGGCACTTAG
- the LOC134044829 gene encoding interferon-induced transmembrane protein 5-like translates to MEPRQADVSIPLQSSGWGAAAPGPRSDPQPRDYVLWSVFNVLLWCALGGLGCLGFPALVYSIKARDCKLMGDLEGARRHSDRARVANIVCSVVVAVVGLIFIIITAIFISTLRAT, encoded by the exons ATGGAGCCCAGGCAGGCGGACGTGTCCATCCCACTGCAGTCCTCCGGGTGGGGGGCGGCCGCCCCCGGGCCCCGGTCCGACCCGCAGCCCCGGGACTACGTGCTCTGGTCGGTGTTCAATGTGCTGCTGTGGTGCGCGCTGGGCGGGCTGGGCTGCCTCGGCTTCCCCGCGCTCGTCTACTCCATCAAG GCCCGTGACTGCAAGTTGATGGGCGACCTGGAGGGCGCCCGACGCCACAGCGACCGCGCCAGGGTGGCGAACATCGTCTGCTCCGTGGTGGTCGCCGTCGTCGGCCTGatcttcatcatcatcaccgCCATCTTCATATCCACACTCAGGGCTACCTGA
- the LOC134044828 gene encoding interferon-induced transmembrane protein 5-like: protein MDTSYPREERPPPKRGSPPAAPAPRDHLVWAIFNTLYMNFCCLGFVALAFAIKARDRKVSGDVEAARHFSSKARCYNALATAGSVVLPLLLGALIVTGVIHLSKLAQESVGFFTYQFSGSDDEDQ from the exons ATGGACACCTCGTACCCGAGGGAGGAGCGGCCGCCCCCCAAGCGGGGCtcgccccccgccgcccccgcgcccCGGGACCACCTCGTCTGGGCCATCTTCAACACCCTCTACATGAACTTCTGCTGTCTGGGCTTCGTGGCGCTCGCCTTCGCCATCAAG GCTCGAGACCGGAAAGTGTCTGGGGATGTGGAAGCTGCTCGGCATTTCAGCTCCAAGGCACGGTGCTACAATGCCCTGGCCACGGCAGGCAGCGTGGTGCTGCCACTCCTGCTCGGTGCCCTCATTGTCACCGGTGTCATCCACCTCTCCAAGCTGGCCCAGGAGTCCGTTGGCTTCTTCACCTACCAGTTCAGCGGGAGCGACGACGAGGACCAGTGA
- the PGGHG gene encoding protein-glucosylgalactosylhydroxylysine glucosidase: MADGGGEPGVFTATALPGDPRLLPTVTNAFLGTRVFRDILHAAGVYSGAAGDTHRADVPSPLGLRMAAPAAPSPAERFTLNTWTGTFSHTIQAPGYTATHQLYAHHSLVHLMAFSITIRRLDGSTHPITIQLQSLFVPQSQDLDLTPGPDFQGAHYIYGQTLVPEVEGGPRPTVHVLWTPIPQCLTLAGEEQERCWEFLTAVAGSEEEAKHSYSAGLSLLAAGSLLRSHVRAWTALRRGCSVELDGPPALRQALHGCLYYLLSAVPPLDTPAVPFHGISPGGLSNGTRGEDYWGHVFWDQDTWIFPNILLLHPEAARAILQYRIRTLEGARRNAQEQGYEGAKFPWESAATGREVCPEEIYGAQEVHVTGDVLMAFEQYYYTTQDQRLFREDGGWELVEAVARYWCSRMVWSEEEQLYHIRGVMPPDEYHSQVDNSAYTNAVARRSLNFATDMAQDLLLPVPEEWEDRARRIKVPFDEERKYHPEYDGYSPGEPVKQADVVLLGFPLMHPMSAEVRRNDLEVYEPVTDPAGPAMTWSMFAVGWLELKELQRAWSQLEKCFSNITEPFKVWVENSDGSGAVNFLTGMGGFLQVVLFGFTGFRITRSSLLFDPAFPDDITKLKICGIFYLGNKLEVTITREEIRMEVTETSQDPPASPLEAVLESGQCFLLWEGQSVSFPTAPGWIQRSPSKTPQTLG, translated from the exons ATGGCCGATGGCGGGGGCGAGCCCGGCGTGTTCACGGCCACTGCCCTGCCCGGGGACCCGCGGCTGCTGCCCACGGTGACCAACGCCTTCCTGGGCACCCGAGTGTTCCGGGACATCCTGCACGCCGCCGGAGTGTACAGCGGGGCGGCGGGGGACACGCACCGCGCCGATGTCCCCAGCCCGCTGGGGCTGCGCATGGCAGCGCCCGCAGCCCCCAGCCCGGCCGAGAGATTCACCCTCAACACCTGGACAG GGACCTTCAGCCATACGATTCAGGCCCCTGGCTACACGGCCACCCACCAGCTCTACGCCCACCACTCCCTGGTGCACCTGATGGCCTTCAGCATCACCATCCGGCGCCTGGATGGCTCCACACATCCCATCACCATCCAGCTCCAGAGCCTGTTCGTGCCGCAGAGCCAGGACCTGGACTTGACCCCAGGGCCAGACTTCCAGGGAGCACA CTACATCTACGGGCAGACGCTGGTTCCCGAGGTGGAAGGGGGCCCCCGTCCCACCGTCCACGTGCTGTGGACCCCCATCCCGCAGTGCCTGACGCTGGCcggggaggagcaggagcggTGCTGGGAGTTCCTGACGGCCGTGGCCGGGAGCGAGGAGGAGGCGAAGCACAGCTACAGCgcggggctgtccctgctggccGCGGGGTCCCTGCTTCGCTCCCATGTCCGTGCTTGGACCGCGCTGCGCCGGGGATGCTCCGTGGAGCTGGACGGGCCCCCGGCCCTGCGCCAGGCACTCCACGGATGCCTCTACTACCTGCTGAGTGCCGTCCCACCCCTGGACACCCCTGCAGTTCCGTTCCACGGCATCAGCCCCGGTGGCTTGTCCAATGGCACTCGGGGCGAGGATTACTGGGGACACGTCTTCTGGGACCAG GACACCTGGATATTCCCGAATATCCTTCTGCTGCATCCCGAGGCTGCCCGCGCCATCCTGCAGTACCGGATCCGCACGCTGGAGGGCGCCAGGCGCAACGCGCAGGAACAGGGATACGAG GGTGCGAAATTCCCATGGGAGAGCGCAGCCACTGGGCGGGAAGTGTGTCCTGAGGAGATCTACGGAGCCCAGGAAGTCCATGTCACCGGGGATGTCCTGATGGCCTTCGAGCAGTATTACTACACCACGCAG GACCAGAGGCTGTTCCGGGAGGACGggggctgggagctggtggAAGCTGTGGCTCGATACTGGTGCAGCAGGATGGTGTGGAgtgaggaggagcagctctACCACATCAGAG GTGTCATGCCCCCAGACGAGTACCACAGCCAGGTCGATAACTCTGCTTACACCAATGCTGTGGCCCGGCGCAG CTTAAATTTTGCCACTGACATGGCTCAGGacctgctgctcccagtgccagaggaaTGGGAGGACCGTGCCAGGAGAATCAAAGTGCCCTTTGATGAGGAGAGGAAATACCATCCTGAGTACGATGGCTACAGCCCAG GTGAGCCAGTGAAACAGGCGGATGTGGTGCTGCTGGGGTTCCCACTGATGCATCCCATGAGTGCCGAGGTCCGGAGGAACGACCTGGAGGTGTACGAGCCCGTCACTGACCCAGCCGGGCCAGCCATGACCTGG AGCATGTTTGCCGtgggctggctggagctgaaggagctgcagagagcctggagccagctggaaaAGTGCTTCAGCAACATCACAGAGCCTTTCAAG gtctgGGTGGAGAACTCGGATGGGTCGGGTGCTGTGAACTTCTTGACAGGGATGGGTGGATTCCTGCAGGTTGTCCTCTTTGGCTTCACGGGGTTCAG GATCACAAGGTCCAGCCTGCTCTTCGATCCCGCCTTTCCCGATGATATCACCAAGCTAAAAATCTGCGGCATCTTCTACTTGGGCAACAAACTGGAGGTCACCATCACCAGGGAGGAGATCAGGATGGAAGTGACTGAGACCTCCCAAGACCCTCCAGCATCTCCCCTGGAAGCTGTGCTGGAGTCAGGACAGTGCTTTCTCCTGTGGGAAG GGCAGAGTGTCTCCTTCCCCACAGCACCTGGATGGATCCAGAGGTCACCCAGCAAGACCCCCCAAACCCTGGGCTGA
- the PSMD13 gene encoding 26S proteasome non-ATPase regulatory subunit 13, translating to MKDVPGFLQQSQSAGPGQAAVWHRLEELYNKKLWHQLTLQVLDFVQDPCFAQGDGLIKLYENFISEFEHRVNPLSLVEIILHVVRQMTDPNVALTFLEKTREKVKSSDEAVILCKTAIGALKLNIGDLQVTKETIEEVEEMLNTLPGVTSVHSRFYDLSSKYYQTVGNHAAYYKDALRFLGCIEVKDLPVSEQQERAFTLGLAGLLGEGVYNFGELLMHPVLESLRSTDRQWLIDTLFAFNSGNVETFQALKSAWGQQPDLAANEALLLQKIQLLCLMEMTFTRPANHRQLTFEEIAKSAKVTVNEVELLVMKALSVGLVKGSIDEVDKRVHMTWVQPRVLDLQQIKGMKDRLEFWCTDVRSMEMLVEHQAHDILT from the exons ATGAAGGACGTGCCgggcttcctgcagcagagccagagcGCGGGGCCTGGCCAGGCCGCCGTGTGGCACCGCCTCGAGGAGCTCTACAACAAGAA GCTTTGGCACCAGCTCACTCTGCAGGTGCTGGACTTCGTGCAGGACCCCTGCTTCGCCCAGGGAGATGGGCTCATCAAG CTCTATGAGAACTTCATCAGCGAGTTTGAGCACAG GGTGAACCCCCTGTCCCTGGTGGAGATTATCCTGCACGTGGTCCGGCAGATGACAG aTCCCAATGTGGCCCTGACTTTTCTGGAGAAGACCCGGGAAAAG gtaAAGAGCAGTGACGAGGCTGTGATCCTGTGCAAAACAGCCATCGGGGCCCTCAAGCTCAACATTGGGGACCTGCAGGTCACCAAG GAGACCATCGAGGAGGTGGAGGAGATGCTGAACACCCTCCCTGGGGTGACATCAGTGCACAGCCGCTTCTATGACCTCTCCAGTAAGTACTACCAGACCGTGGGGAACCACGCTGCCTACTACAAGGATGCACTGCGCTTCCTGGGCTGCATCGAGGTCAAGGACCTGCCAG tatcagagcagcaggaaagagCCTTCACCCTGGGGCTGGCCGGGCTGCTGGGAGAGGGCGTCTACAACTTTGGGGAACTG ctgatgcacCCCGTGCTGGAGTCCCTGCGCAGCACAGACCGGCAGTGGCTCATTGACACCCTCTTTGCCTTCAACAGTGGCAACGTGGAGACCTTCCAGGCCCTCAAGTCAGCCTGGGGGCAGCAG ccTGACCTGGCTGCAAATGAAGCGCTCCTGCTGCAGAAGATCCAGCTGTTGTGTCTCATGGAG ATGACTTTCACCCGCCCAGCCAACCACCGCCAACTCACCTTCGAGGAGATTGCCAAGAGTGCCAAAGTCACTGTCAATGAG GTGGAGCTGCTGGTGATGAAGGCACTCTCCGTGGGGCTGGTGAAGGGCAGCATCGACGAGGTGGACAAGAGGGTGCACATGACATGGGTGCAGCCACGGGTGCTGGACCTGCAGCAG ATCAAGGGGATGAAGGATCGCCTGGAGTTCTGGTGCACGGACGTGCGGAGCATGGAGATGCTGGTGGAGCACCAAGCCCACGACATCCTGACATAG
- the SIRT3 gene encoding NAD-dependent protein deacetylase sirtuin-3, mitochondrial isoform X2, whose amino-acid sequence MAGAGISTPSGIPDFRSPGSGLYSNLEQYDIPYPEAIFELGYFCVNPKPFFTLAKELYPGNYRPNSAHYFLRLLHDKGLLLRLYTQNIDGLERVAGIPPDRLVEAHGTFATATCMVCQRNFPGEDFRGDVMEDRVPRCPVCTGVVKPDIVFFGEELPQRFLLHLTDFPTADLLFVIGTSLEVEPFASLAGAVRSSVPRVLINRELVGPFAWQQRRNDVAQLGDVVSGIKKLVDLLGWKEEMQKLIQKEKEKLDAKDK is encoded by the exons ATGGCCGGCGCTGGGATCAGCACACCCAGCGGCATCCCAGACTTCAG gtcCCCTGGGAGCGGCCTGTACAGCAACCTGGAGCAGTACGACATCCCATACCCCGAGGCCATCTTTGAGCTGGGATATTTCTGCGTCAACCCCAAGCCCTTCTTCACCCTAGCCAAGGAGCTCTATCCTGGCAACTACCGCCCCAATTCCGCCCACTATTTCCTCCGGCTGCTGCACGACAAGGGGCTGCTTCTGCGCCTCTACACCCAGAACATCGACGGGCTGGAGAGAG TGGCTGGGATCCCTCCTGACAGGCTGGTGGAAGCCCATGGCACCTTTGCCACTGCCACCTGTATGGTGTGCCAGAGGAACTTCCCTGGAGAGGACTTCAGG GGAGATGTCATGGAGGATAGGGTCCCTCGCTGCCCCGTCTGCACCGGAGTTGTCAAGCCTGACATTGTGTTCTTCGGCGAGGAGCTCCCACAGCGCTTCCTCCTGCACCTCACAGACTTCCCCACGGCAGACCTGCTCTTCGTCATTGGGACATCCCTCGAG GTGGAGCCCTTTGCCAGCCTGGCCGGAGCCGTGCGCAGCTCCGTGCCCAGGGTGCTCATCAACCGGGAGCTGGTGGGGCCCTTTGCGTGGCAGCAGCGCCGCAACGATGTGGCCCAGCTTGGGGACGTGGTCAGCGGCATCAAGAAGCTGGTGGATCTgctgggctggaaggaggagaTGCAAAAGCTGAtccagaaggagaaagagaag CTGGATGCCAAGGACAAGTAG
- the SIRT3 gene encoding NAD-dependent protein deacetylase sirtuin-3, mitochondrial isoform X1 produces the protein MAGAGISTPSGIPDFRSPGSGLYSNLEQYDIPYPEAIFELGYFCVNPKPFFTLAKELYPGNYRPNSAHYFLRLLHDKGLLLRLYTQNIDGLERVAGIPPDRLVEAHGTFATATCMVCQRNFPGEDFRGDVMEDRVPRCPVCTGVVKPDIVFFGEELPQRFLLHLTDFPTADLLFVIGTSLEVEPFASLAGAVRSSVPRVLINRELVGPFAWQQRRNDVAQLGDVVSGIKKLVDLLGWKEEMQKLIQKEKEKVGRGSDPQLPPQPLRSLCWSYAGERVCACWGHIAQKSAKKKKQTKTNPNQPKPECCFTASVAGQSTKAECVYGRWDDMDLPVPDELGT, from the exons ATGGCCGGCGCTGGGATCAGCACACCCAGCGGCATCCCAGACTTCAG gtcCCCTGGGAGCGGCCTGTACAGCAACCTGGAGCAGTACGACATCCCATACCCCGAGGCCATCTTTGAGCTGGGATATTTCTGCGTCAACCCCAAGCCCTTCTTCACCCTAGCCAAGGAGCTCTATCCTGGCAACTACCGCCCCAATTCCGCCCACTATTTCCTCCGGCTGCTGCACGACAAGGGGCTGCTTCTGCGCCTCTACACCCAGAACATCGACGGGCTGGAGAGAG TGGCTGGGATCCCTCCTGACAGGCTGGTGGAAGCCCATGGCACCTTTGCCACTGCCACCTGTATGGTGTGCCAGAGGAACTTCCCTGGAGAGGACTTCAGG GGAGATGTCATGGAGGATAGGGTCCCTCGCTGCCCCGTCTGCACCGGAGTTGTCAAGCCTGACATTGTGTTCTTCGGCGAGGAGCTCCCACAGCGCTTCCTCCTGCACCTCACAGACTTCCCCACGGCAGACCTGCTCTTCGTCATTGGGACATCCCTCGAG GTGGAGCCCTTTGCCAGCCTGGCCGGAGCCGTGCGCAGCTCCGTGCCCAGGGTGCTCATCAACCGGGAGCTGGTGGGGCCCTTTGCGTGGCAGCAGCGCCGCAACGATGTGGCCCAGCTTGGGGACGTGGTCAGCGGCATCAAGAAGCTGGTGGATCTgctgggctggaaggaggagaTGCAAAAGCTGAtccagaaggagaaagagaaggtggGAAGAGGCTCAGACCCCCAGCTCCCCCCTCAGCCCCTGCGTTCCCTGTGTTGGAGTTATGCAGGGGAGCGAGTTTGTGCTTGCTGGGGTCACATTGCACagaaaagtgcaaaaaaaaaaaaacaaacgaaAACAAACCCTAATCAACCCAAACCTGAGTGCTGTTTCACAGCCAgtgtggcagggcagagcacaaAGGCTGAATGTGTCTATGGTAGATGGGATGACATGGATCTGCCAGTCCCAGATGAATTAGGAACATGA